The Pseudanabaena sp. PCC 6802 genomic interval GTGCGATCAGTTTTCTTGGAGTTATTCTCAGAGCCCTAAATTTGAAAAATTAGCGCTGTCCGGACAAACTTCTCCTCCAAATTCACAATGGAATATCTCGAAAAGAGCCTTTACGCATTAGCAGCGTTTCTCAAACTGATTCTCGAAGGAATCTCAGTTCTATGTATTTTACTGGGACTGCTCCAGGTCCTGCAACAGGTGTTGATGTCAACAAGGCGATCGCACAGGCTAACCTCCTCTATTGTTTTTACTGACTTTCGCATCAGGTTTGGGGCATGGCTGTTATTAGCCCTAGAATTTCAGTTGGCTGCCGATATCGTCAACACGACTGTTGCCCCGTCGTTTGAGGCGCTTGGGAAGTTGGGGACGATCGCCGTTATTCGCACTTTCCTCAATTACTTTTTAAATAGAGAACTAGCAGAAACCCTGCAAAGCAAAAAACTACTGAATGCAGGCTCTGATGCTAGAGATCGCGAATAAGAAATCACAACTGATGTGGGAACTACTGGACTTAACGATGGCGATCGCGGTTCTGTAACTTTTTGTTGCAGGCGATTTTGTCGCTCGCAAATTCCTCATATAGCCATAGACAGATCTATTAGGACAGGGGGTGTGGGGGCTGCGCCCCCACGCAGGGGTTCCACCCCTGCACCCCATCCTAAGCCTGTTGGCTATAGCTATCATTTCATGTCATAATTGCTTGAGGGTAATGTCTAAGTTTACTACCCACACAAGCATAAGAAATATAGTTAACCAATTACATTGGAGATATCCATGCCGAACGGTCAACCAAACATTCTGATTATCTGGGGGGATGACATCGGTCAGTCTAACCTCAGTTGTTATTCCCACGGCTTGATGGGGTATCAAACACCTAACATCGATCGCATTGCCAAAGAAGGGATACTATTCACAGATTACTACGGCGAACAAAGCTGTACGGCTGGGCGATCGGCCTTTATCACGGGTCAATGCGTTTTCCGCACTGGCTTGAGTAAGGTAGGGATGCCTGGAGCAGACTTGGGAATGCGTGCTGAGGATCCCACCATTGCCGAACTGCTGAAACCATTGGGATATGCCACTGGCCAGTTTGGCAAGAACCACCTGGGCGACAAAGACGAAATGCTGCCCACCAACCACGGGTTTGACGAGTTTTTTGGCAATCTCTATCACCTCAATGCTGAAGAGGAGCCAGAACTGCGAGACTATCCTCCCGCAGCCGACTTCCCTAACTTCAAGAAGAACTTTGGCCCTCGGGGGGTGCTCCATTGCCACGCCAATCTAGACGGCACCCAAACCATTGTAGATACTGGTGCGCTGACGAAAAAGCGAATGGAAACAATTGATGATGAAGTCCTTACCAAAACCAAAGATTTCATCGATCGCCAGGTGAAAGCCGGAATCCCCTTCTTCGTTTGGGTCAACTCGACCCACATGCACTTCCGCACCCACGCGAAGCCAGAGAGTTTGGGACAGTCTGGGCGCTGGCAGTCGGAATACCACGACGTGATGATCGACCACGACAAGTTCGTGGGCGAGTTGCTGGATTATCTGGATGCCCTCGGCATCACCAACGACACGATCGTGCAGTACTCGACCGATAACGGCCCCCACAAGAATTCCTGGCCCGATGCAGGTACGTCCCCGTTTCGGAGTGAAAAGAATACGAACTGGGAGGGGGCATTCCGAGTGCCAGCGCTGATGCGTTGGCCGGGCGTAATTGCACCAGGTACTGTATCCAATGAAATTATCAGTCATATGGATATGTTGCCGACGCTGGTAGCAGCAGCAGGCGATCCAGACATTAAAGAAAAATTGCTTAAGGGTCACCAGGCAGGAAGCAAGACGTTCAAGGTGCATCTCGATGGTTACAACCTGGTGCCTTACCTGAAGGGCGAGGTGAAGAAAAGCCCGCGCAACGAGTTCTTTTACTTCAGCGATGACGGCGATCTAATGGCGTTGCGCTACGATAACTGGAAGACGGTTTTCATGGAACAGCGAGAAAAAGGCACTTGTCAAATCTGGGCAGAACCCTTTGTCGTACTGCGGGTGCCGAAGTTGTTTAACCTGCGTACCGATCCCTACGAGGTTGCTGACATCACCTCTAATACCTACTGGGATTGGATGTTCGATCACATTCCTTTGGTGTTGGCTGCCCAACCGCTGGTAGGCCAGTTCATGTCCACTTTCCAAGAGTTTCCACCTCGTCAGAAAGCAGCTAGCTTCACGGTCGATCGGGTGATGGAGAAGATCTTAGCGGGCATTGGCAGCCGATAAGGAAGAGTTGCTAAATTCCATATGACAGACCCCTTAGCTTCCTGGAAGGATGGAGCTGCCAAGCAGGCAATTCTCAACTTTGTTGCGAACGCGACCTTGCCGGACAGTTCCACCTTTGTCCCCCCTCCCGATCGCATTGCCACCTTCGACAATGACGGCACGCTCTGGTGCGAGCAGCCGATGTACGTGCAAGCGTTCTTTGTCTTCGATCGCATTAAGGAACTCGCCCCGCAATACCCGGAGTGGAAGGATCGAGAGCCGTTTGCGTCGGTACTGAGAGGCGATATAAAATCCGCGCTGGCTGGCGGCGAACGCGCCCTCCTGGAAATGGTGATGGCAACCCATGCCGGCACGACCACCGAAGAGTTCGCCGCGATCGTGAGGGATTGGCTGGCCGTCGCGAAGCATCCTAAAACCCAGCGGCTCTATACCGAAATGGTGTACCAGCCGATGCTGGAACTGCTCGCCTACCTGCGGGCAAACGACTTCAAAACCTTCATCGTCTCCGGTGGTGGTGTGGAGTTCATGCGCCCCTGGACCGAGCAGATCTATGGCATTCCGCCAGAGCAGGTGATCGGCAGCAGCATCAAGACAAAGTTCGAGTGGCGCGACGGCAAGCCCGTCATCTTGCGCCTGCCGGAGTTGCATTTCTTTGACGATCGCTCTGGCAAACCGGCGGCCATCCAGCACTACATTGGGCGACGGCCGATCGCCGCCTTTGGTAACTCCGATGGCGATCTCGAAATGCTGCAATGGACCAGTGCTGGGGCGGGACGGCGACTGGGTCTGATCGTGCGTCACACGGATGGCGATCGCGAATTTGCCTACGATCGTTCGACTATGGGCAGTCTCGATCGGGCGCTCGCTGATGCCGATCGGGAGGGTTGGGTGGTGGTGGATATGAAGAACGACTGGAAGCGGATATTTGCCTTCGAGTCGTAAAAAACGGGAGCATCTCAACTTTGCACTGAGTAATAATGCTTAATATAGATGGGTAGCCAAAAGGGGGAAGAAATCAGAAGATAGGAATACGAGAAACCAACCCCAAGGAGAGCAACCATGACTCCAGAGCAGGAAAAAGAAATGCAAGCGCACGTTCAAGCTATTGCCGCCATCCTTTATCAGAATACACCATCGGAACAACTAACCAGCTTGGAAGGGATCGAAATCGCTGTGCGGCAGCAAATCCTCGAACATGTCAGCCCAGAAATAGGGAGTTTTTTATCCGCACAGTTACGGGCACAGAAGCAGGACGCCGCAGGCGAGTGCAAAGCAGCATCGGACAGCTCCACCTCACGCAAAAGCAAGCGCAGAAGCTCAAAGTAGCCCCCTATAGCCAGGTGAGCCCGTATGTGGAAAGATGTAGCCTGATCTTGAGTGCGAATGTATCCTACGAACAAGCCGCCAAAGACTTAGCCATGTTGATGGGAGTGCAAATATCGCGCAGTACACAACAGCGCCTGGTGCATCGCCATGAATTTAGCCCCCTAGAGGTAGAAGAGTCGGTCGAGGAATTAAGTGTCGATGGAGGCAGAATCAGACTGCGCACGCCACTTGGACAGCCAAGTGAGTGGAAGGACTATAAAGCTGTGAACTTGCATGGACAAGCCATATTTGCCACATTTCAAGATAACATTGCCTTAACAGACTGGGTAAATCGACAGCCTTTAGCAGATATGGTTACCTGTATTGGGGATGGACATGATGGGATTTGGAATATTATTGCCCAGATCTCTATACCTGATAGTCGCTATGAAATCTTGGACTGGTTCCATTTGGTGGAAAACCTGCATAAAATTGAGGCTACAGCTCAACTTTTGACTGGGGTCGAAGCTTTTTTGTGGCGGGGTAATGTAACTGCAGCTATTGCTGAGCTCAATCACTTAGCTAGTCCTCAGAGCATCAATTTTATTGCTTATCTGCACAAGCATCGCCATCGTATTCCTGATTATTGGTATTTCCAAACCGAGCAGATTTGCTCTATTGGTTCTGGCGCAGTGGAATCTGCTGTTAAGCAAATCGCTAGACGCATCAAAATCTCTGGCGCTCAATGGAACCGTGATAATGTGCCACAAGTCCTCAAACACCGTTCTGCTTA includes:
- a CDS encoding HAD family hydrolase; translation: MTDPLASWKDGAAKQAILNFVANATLPDSSTFVPPPDRIATFDNDGTLWCEQPMYVQAFFVFDRIKELAPQYPEWKDREPFASVLRGDIKSALAGGERALLEMVMATHAGTTTEEFAAIVRDWLAVAKHPKTQRLYTEMVYQPMLELLAYLRANDFKTFIVSGGGVEFMRPWTEQIYGIPPEQVIGSSIKTKFEWRDGKPVILRLPELHFFDDRSGKPAAIQHYIGRRPIAAFGNSDGDLEMLQWTSAGAGRRLGLIVRHTDGDREFAYDRSTMGSLDRALADADREGWVVVDMKNDWKRIFAFES
- a CDS encoding arylsulfatase, with the protein product MPNGQPNILIIWGDDIGQSNLSCYSHGLMGYQTPNIDRIAKEGILFTDYYGEQSCTAGRSAFITGQCVFRTGLSKVGMPGADLGMRAEDPTIAELLKPLGYATGQFGKNHLGDKDEMLPTNHGFDEFFGNLYHLNAEEEPELRDYPPAADFPNFKKNFGPRGVLHCHANLDGTQTIVDTGALTKKRMETIDDEVLTKTKDFIDRQVKAGIPFFVWVNSTHMHFRTHAKPESLGQSGRWQSEYHDVMIDHDKFVGELLDYLDALGITNDTIVQYSTDNGPHKNSWPDAGTSPFRSEKNTNWEGAFRVPALMRWPGVIAPGTVSNEIISHMDMLPTLVAAAGDPDIKEKLLKGHQAGSKTFKVHLDGYNLVPYLKGEVKKSPRNEFFYFSDDGDLMALRYDNWKTVFMEQREKGTCQIWAEPFVVLRVPKLFNLRTDPYEVADITSNTYWDWMFDHIPLVLAAQPLVGQFMSTFQEFPPRQKAASFTVDRVMEKILAGIGSR
- a CDS encoding ISKra4 family transposase (programmed frameshift); translation: MTPEQEKEMQAHVQAIAAILYQNTPSEQLTSLEGIEIAVRQQILEHVSPEIGFFIRTVTGTEAGRRRRVQSSIGQLHLTQKQAQKLKVAPYSQVSPYVERCSLILSANVSYEQAAKDLAMLMGVQISRSTQQRLVHRHEFSPLEVEESVEELSVDGGRIRLRTPLGQPSEWKDYKAVNLHGQAIFATFQDNIALTDWVNRQPLADMVTCIGDGHDGIWNIIAQISIPDSRYEILDWFHLVENLHKIEATAQLLTGVEAFLWRGNVTAAIAELNHLASPQSINFIAYLHKHRHRIPDYWYFQTEQICSIGSGAVESAVKQIARRIKISGAQWNRDNVPQVLKHRSAYLNGSLNLALQN
- a CDS encoding DUF1622 domain-containing protein, with product MEYLEKSLYALAAFLKLILEGISVLCILLGLLQVLQQVLMSTRRSHRLTSSIVFTDFRIRFGAWLLLALEFQLAADIVNTTVAPSFEALGKLGTIAVIRTFLNYFLNRELAETLQSKKLLNAGSDARDRE